GGCGCTCAGTTTCTGGATATGATCGCGGACCAGCCGGGCATGTTCCTTCAAGTGGTGCACACGCTGGCTTTCCTCCTCCGCTTGTTGGGCCTGAATAAAAGCATGTAGGGGAGCCTTGGCGTCCACGATGACATTTTTCTGGCCCGGCAGACGTACAATGAGGTCGGGACGGAGCCTGCCTCCCTCGGTCTGAAGCGACTCCTGCTCCGTAAAGTCGCAGTGCGAAATCATCCCGGCCAGTTCCACGACGCGGCGAAGCTGCATCTCACCCCATTGGCCCCGCACGCCGGGAGAGCCCAGCGCCCGCACCAGGTTTCCGGTTTCTTGTTGAAGTCTCTGCTGCGTAGAGCCCAGCGCCTTGACCTGCTCCAGAAGACCGCTGTAGGCGCCCTCTCGTGATTTTTCAATCTCGCGCATCTGGGAATCTATTTTGTCTATCGATTCCTTGATCGGATTCACGAGCACCTCGACCGCCTTCTGGCGGGACTCCAGATCCCCTTTCGCTTCCGTCTGAAATTTTTCGAGGGTCGACTTGGCCAGATCGAGGAAAGACTGGTTGTTGCTCTTGAGCGCCTCGGAGGAGAGGGCCTGGAAGGCCTCGCGGAACTCCTGCTCCATCCGGCCCAGATCAGCAAGCCTCTCCTCCGAAGCCTTCCGCACGGAGGCAACGCGCTCTTCCATCCGGGCGAGGTCGCTCCTGAGGTCCGTGACTTCGCGGCCCCTGCCCTCGGCTTCTGCGCGGTAGGAACCGCCTCTTCGGAGGCGGCGAGCCGGGCATCGAGCACGGCGCGGCGCGACTTCGAGGCCAGCCATGCCAAGGCATAACCCGCGGCGCCGGCGATCAAA
This region of bacterium genomic DNA includes:
- a CDS encoding DNA recombination protein RmuC, with protein sequence MEERVASVRKASEERLADLGRMEQEFREAFQALSSEALKSNNQSFLDLAKSTLEKFQTEAKGDLESRQKAVEVLVNPIKESIDKIDSQMREIEKSREGAYSGLLEQVKALGSTQQRLQQETGNLVRALGSPGVRGQWGEMQLRRVVELAGMISHCDFTEQESLQTEGGRLRPDLIVRLPGQKNVIVDAKAPLHAFIQAQQAEEESQRVHHLKEHARLVRDHIQKLSAKEYWSQFESTPEFVVMFLPGESLYSAAFEQEPALIEEAMTRRVILASPINLIGLLWTIAYSWQQEKIAESAHQIGLLGKELHQRLRTMAGHFGTLGKSLDRAVESYNNAVGSYETRVLISARRFEDLGTPVSGVIDPLSPIERTPRVLNAPEVESPPVIDLEQRKKY